A region from the Gemmatimonadota bacterium genome encodes:
- a CDS encoding S41 family peptidase, with translation MKICLPTFFIFILLGIGCSRTITNSIPENTPESNFEYLWQEYDHFYAAFELKGVDWDSVYAIYRPQVTSQTTDEDLFLIMSNMLATLRDGHVNLYTPLGDYSYTAWWDQYPRNYDSEILRIQYGIVRRTNNPIQYRLLDEQIGYVHISSFSNYSGGNWGRDIEIALREMGNIQGLIVDVRNNGGGSGRNAKDVASRFADEERLFRHVQFRSGPNHDDFTQYFSDSFEPKGNITFTRPVVLLTNRRVFSAAEAFVLMMRTLPQVTVVGDTTGGGSGNPVYRELPNGWTFRVPRWQAFTPNFEPFEGVGLAPDVWVSTPDALLESGTDRIFETAIEILVKK, from the coding sequence GTGAAGATTTGTCTGCCAACATTCTTCATTTTTATCCTCCTGGGCATAGGGTGTAGCCGAACCATTACCAATTCTATTCCAGAAAACACACCCGAAAGCAATTTTGAATACCTCTGGCAAGAATACGACCATTTCTACGCTGCATTTGAACTCAAAGGCGTTGACTGGGATTCGGTTTATGCCATCTATCGCCCACAGGTCACATCGCAGACAACAGATGAGGACCTATTTCTCATTATGAGCAATATGCTCGCAACACTCCGGGACGGGCATGTAAATCTTTATACCCCTTTGGGAGATTATTCATACACTGCCTGGTGGGATCAATATCCACGCAATTACGACAGCGAAATTTTACGCATTCAATATGGTATCGTGAGACGCACAAATAATCCCATACAATATCGCTTGTTGGATGAGCAAATTGGATATGTGCATATCAGCAGTTTTAGCAATTATAGTGGTGGCAATTGGGGACGAGACATCGAAATCGCACTGAGAGAAATGGGTAATATACAAGGACTCATTGTCGATGTTCGCAACAATGGCGGAGGCAGTGGTCGAAATGCAAAGGATGTTGCTAGCAGATTTGCAGATGAAGAGCGATTGTTCAGGCATGTTCAGTTTCGCAGCGGACCCAATCACGACGATTTTACCCAGTATTTTTCCGATAGCTTTGAACCCAAAGGCAATATCACATTTACCAGACCAGTCGTCCTGCTCACCAACCGTCGTGTTTTTAGCGCGGCAGAAGCCTTTGTGCTTATGATGCGTACTTTGCCCCAGGTCACAGTTGTTGGTGACACAACGGGAGGGGGTTCGGGCAATCCCGTGTATCGTGAACTACCCAATGGCTGGACTTTTCGTGTTCCGCGGTGGCAGGCATTTACGCCCAACTTTGAACCTTTTGAAGGTGTTGGTCTTGCACCCGATGTTTGGGTTTCGACGCCAGACGCGCTTTTGGAAAGTGGAACGGACCGCATTTTTGAAACAGCGATTGAGATATTAGTAAAAAAATGA
- a CDS encoding YbdK family carboxylate-amine ligase, whose product MTRLEFNPSNQPTLGVEIELALVDANTMALCSKNAAILNRIPDEYADKIKPELMQCYVEINTDICESVSHVEADLKPKLQTLSSVAAAENVQLYWSGTHPFSTWREQKITPNDRYMGLVNLLQDTARQLVTFGLHVHVGVNSGDKAIMICDRILRYLPVLLALSCNSPFWEGRVTGLHSWRSKVMEGLPTAGLPPLMRNWSEYVWLINHLIDTGYIESIREIWWDVRPHHAFGTVEVRICDIPGTLEDTLGLVALVQCLICNLSDEIDRGIYQHDSHPMLIRQNKWHASRYGIDAQLVDSTSHNLKSVPQITEELVEKLLPMAEQLNCVPYLKHVLDMAHQPTWAQRQMDLLALTGDPAEVVRRLINEPSS is encoded by the coding sequence ATGACCCGACTTGAATTTAATCCCAGTAATCAACCCACCCTCGGCGTGGAAATAGAACTGGCTCTGGTCGATGCCAACACCATGGCTTTGTGCAGCAAAAATGCCGCGATTCTCAATCGCATTCCCGACGAATATGCCGACAAAATCAAGCCCGAATTGATGCAGTGTTATGTCGAAATCAACACCGATATATGTGAAAGTGTCAGCCATGTAGAAGCCGACCTCAAGCCCAAACTCCAGACGCTATCCAGCGTAGCGGCCGCCGAGAATGTCCAACTCTACTGGTCGGGCACACACCCATTTTCCACCTGGCGCGAACAAAAAATCACCCCCAATGACCGATACATGGGCCTCGTCAACCTTCTCCAGGACACCGCCCGGCAACTGGTCACATTTGGCCTCCACGTACACGTAGGCGTCAACAGCGGCGACAAAGCCATAATGATCTGCGACCGAATACTGCGCTATTTGCCCGTCTTGCTGGCGCTATCTTGCAACAGCCCATTCTGGGAAGGTCGGGTCACGGGCTTGCACTCGTGGCGATCAAAAGTAATGGAGGGCCTCCCCACCGCTGGGCTGCCCCCCTTAATGCGCAACTGGAGCGAATATGTCTGGCTCATCAACCACCTCATCGACACTGGCTATATCGAATCCATCCGAGAAATCTGGTGGGACGTGCGTCCCCACCACGCATTTGGCACCGTTGAAGTCCGCATTTGCGACATTCCCGGCACTCTCGAAGACACATTGGGATTGGTCGCACTCGTACAGTGTTTAATTTGCAACCTGTCCGACGAAATCGACCGGGGAATCTATCAACACGACAGCCACCCCATGCTCATCCGTCAAAACAAATGGCATGCCTCGCGGTACGGCATCGATGCACAACTGGTCGATTCCACCTCTCACAACCTCAAATCCGTCCCACAAATAACCGAGGAACTCGTCGAAAAACTGCTCCCCATGGCCGAACAGCTCAATTGCGTACCCTATCTCAAACACGTCCTCGACATGGCTCACCAACCCACCTGGGCGCAACGGCAAATGGATCTCCTCGCCCTCACTGGCGACCCCGCCGAAGTCGTCCGCCGCCTGATTAACGAACCATCTTCTTGA
- a CDS encoding ankyrin repeat domain-containing protein, whose amino-acid sequence MSQNNSAIDPKLVNQFVQDAHGDFDSVKKLLEKEPALVNSSWDWGGGDWETGLGAAAHMGRKDIAEFLLNKGARIDLFAAAMLGKLEIVQAVVNDNPAVVNEKGPHGIALMIHAKKGGKEAAEVVKFLQSVGNSVKKMVR is encoded by the coding sequence ATGTCACAAAATAATTCTGCTATTGATCCGAAACTCGTCAACCAATTTGTCCAAGATGCCCACGGCGACTTCGACAGTGTAAAAAAGCTGCTTGAGAAAGAACCGGCACTCGTCAATTCTTCCTGGGATTGGGGAGGCGGCGACTGGGAAACAGGACTGGGCGCAGCAGCACACATGGGTCGCAAGGACATTGCCGAGTTTTTGCTGAACAAGGGTGCGCGTATCGATTTGTTTGCGGCGGCCATGCTGGGCAAGCTCGAAATCGTACAGGCGGTGGTGAACGACAATCCCGCGGTTGTAAATGAAAAGGGGCCACACGGGATTGCGCTGATGATCCATGCCAAAAAGGGAGGCAAGGAAGCCGCGGAAGTTGTGAAGTTTCTGCAGTCTGTTGGCAATTCGGTCAAGAAGATGGTTCGTTAA
- a CDS encoding DUF4252 domain-containing protein, translated as MCRMILCASVICFLIFGIANAQQDISSHLGYVEVKSLDVFESKDVTADVSIGQLMLKQVAERVKSKNKKIGEALSDLKLVRVHTLSVDEIAMRMDKIARYLDAMGWEITVQSWKKRERVSVYLQKEADAVIGLFAMVHDRKAATLTLVNVVGVVQIDKMGTVGRELEVEAFDRIARLLPGYKPSVSHIAHHRLGSWKARIAPFSNIWRIDHEDFLVRYNRVDGVFIGWRLPLKYRTSRGVAHYGEVGYGFGSNRWDYQAGAEFFTFSGASKDNMVALGFELHGLTNTQDNWRIDEIENSIFAFLLRRDFRDYYRREGASTYIFRDFDRMVEVRGQVGVDVFESMPNSVSWNLFGDRWGSRMNFRPNPEIEAGQMHSVMGTLQLDSRASQRSRQGWRLMAQAEKAGGIWGGDFDFERYILDVRRYQYAGRGTQLNLRVRAGTGRGRVPVQFLYRLGGPSSLRGYGLNAYEGDRMVLFNAIYWVDGEAHFRDDWPLDDVGIGVFFDAGKAWFSDRGPVETRVVTSAGFGLKTDNLRVFFARPLDANDLVDWRVWVRFRRAF; from the coding sequence ATGTGCCGAATGATTTTGTGCGCGAGTGTCATTTGTTTTTTGATTTTTGGAATCGCGAATGCACAACAAGATATTTCCAGTCATTTGGGTTATGTGGAGGTTAAATCACTGGATGTATTTGAGTCCAAAGATGTCACTGCGGATGTGTCTATTGGACAATTGATGTTGAAGCAGGTCGCTGAAAGGGTCAAAAGTAAAAATAAAAAAATTGGTGAAGCCCTATCAGATCTGAAGCTGGTGCGTGTGCATACTCTGTCGGTTGATGAGATTGCAATGCGTATGGACAAAATTGCGCGATATTTAGATGCGATGGGTTGGGAGATAACCGTTCAGTCATGGAAGAAACGCGAGCGCGTGTCGGTGTATTTGCAGAAGGAAGCAGATGCTGTTATTGGTCTGTTTGCAATGGTCCATGATCGCAAGGCTGCCACTTTAACGCTGGTCAATGTGGTTGGCGTTGTTCAAATTGATAAAATGGGAACTGTTGGTCGGGAATTAGAGGTGGAGGCGTTTGATCGCATTGCTCGTTTATTGCCCGGATATAAACCGTCTGTCTCCCACATAGCACACCACCGCCTGGGTTCCTGGAAGGCGCGTATTGCTCCATTTTCGAATATTTGGCGCATTGATCACGAAGATTTTTTGGTGCGTTACAATCGGGTGGATGGCGTTTTTATTGGCTGGCGATTGCCATTGAAATATCGCACTTCGCGCGGGGTGGCGCACTATGGCGAAGTGGGTTATGGCTTTGGGAGTAATCGGTGGGATTATCAGGCTGGTGCTGAGTTTTTTACTTTTTCTGGTGCGTCAAAGGACAACATGGTCGCGCTGGGTTTTGAATTGCACGGGTTGACAAATACGCAAGATAATTGGCGTATTGATGAGATAGAAAATTCGATTTTTGCCTTTTTGTTGCGACGCGATTTTAGAGACTATTATCGTCGGGAGGGGGCCAGTACTTATATTTTTCGGGATTTTGACCGCATGGTAGAGGTTCGAGGACAGGTGGGTGTAGATGTTTTCGAGTCGATGCCCAATAGCGTTTCCTGGAATCTATTTGGCGATCGATGGGGTAGCCGGATGAATTTTCGACCCAATCCAGAGATTGAGGCCGGGCAAATGCACAGTGTAATGGGTACACTACAGTTAGATAGTCGTGCGAGCCAACGGTCTCGACAGGGATGGCGTTTAATGGCACAGGCTGAGAAAGCAGGTGGTATTTGGGGAGGCGATTTTGATTTTGAACGCTATATCCTGGATGTGCGCCGCTATCAGTATGCGGGGCGTGGGACCCAATTGAATTTGCGCGTTCGCGCGGGTACTGGACGAGGACGTGTGCCCGTGCAATTTCTCTATCGTCTCGGAGGTCCTTCTTCGCTTAGGGGTTATGGATTGAATGCTTATGAGGGAGATCGCATGGTGCTGTTTAATGCGATTTATTGGGTTGATGGCGAAGCTCATTTTAGGGATGACTGGCCTTTAGATGATGTTGGCATCGGTGTATTTTTTGATGCGGGTAAGGCGTGGTTTTCGGATAGAGGGCCTGTTGAAACACGGGTTGTAACGAGTGCGGGATTTGGATTAAAGACCGATAATTTGCGCGTGTTTTTTGCCCGGCCACTGGATGCAAACGATCTGGTTGATTGGCGGGTTTGGGTGCGGTTTCGGCGGGCGTTTTAG